One genomic window of Cuculus canorus isolate bCucCan1 chromosome 11, bCucCan1.pri, whole genome shotgun sequence includes the following:
- the EMC3 gene encoding ER membrane protein complex subunit 3 isoform X2, which translates to MSEPELLLDSNIRLWVVLPIVFITFFVGMIRHYVSILLQSDKRLTQEQVSDSQVLIRSRVLRENGKYIPKQSFLTRKYYFNNPEDGFFKKTKRKVVPPSPMTDPTMLTDMMKGNVTNVLPMILIGGWINMTFSGFVTTKVPFPLTLRFKPMLQQGIELLTLDASWVSSASWYFLNVFGLRSIYTLILGQDNAADQSRVMQEQMTGAAMAMPADTNKAFKTEWEALELTDHQWALEDVEEELMAKDLHFEGMFKEELQTSIF; encoded by the exons ATGAGCGAGCCCGAGCTGCTGCTGGACTCCAACATCCGGCTGTGGGTGGTGCTGCCCATCGTCTTCATCACCTTCTTCGTGGGCATGATCCGGCACTACGTGTCCATCCTGCTGCAGAGCGACAAGCGCCTCACGCAGGAGCAGGTGTCCGACAG CCAAGTCCTGATTCGGAGCAGAGTCCTTCGAGAAAACGGGAAATACATTCCTAAGCAG tcatttctgacacggaaatattattttaacaatCCAGAGGATGGATTTTTTAAGAAAACGAAAAGAAAGGTCGTGCCCCCTTCACCAATGACAG ACCCTACCATGCTGACAGATATGATGAAAGGGAATGTAACCAACGTTCTGCCTATGATCCTCATCGGTGGTTGGATCAACATGACTTTTTCAGGATTTGTCACAA CAAAGGTCCCGTTTCCTCTGACGTTGCGTTTTAAACCAATGTTGCAGCAGGGGATTGAACTGCTCACCTTGGATGCGTCCTG GGTGAGCTCTGCTTCCTGGTACTTCCTGAATGTGTTTGGGCTCAGAAGCATTTATACTCTCATCCTGGGCCAAGATAACG ctgcagATCAGTCTAGGGTGATGCAAGAACAAATGACAGGGGCAGCAATGGCCATGCCAGCAGATACTAATAAAGCATTTAAG ACGGAGTGGGAAGCTTTAGAACTAACTGATCATCAGTGGGCCTTAGAAGATGTAGAAGAGGAGCTCATGGCAAAAGACCTCCATTTCGAAGGCATGTTTAAGGAAGAACTTCAGACCTCCATCTTCTGA
- the EMC3 gene encoding ER membrane protein complex subunit 3 isoform X1, protein MSEPELLLDSNIRLWVVLPIVFITFFVGMIRHYVSILLQSDKRLTQEQVSDSQVLIRSRVLRENGKYIPKQSFLTRKYYFNNPEDGFFKKTKRKVVPPSPMTDPTMLTDMMKGNVTNVLPMILIGGWINMTFSGFVTTKVPFPLTLRFKPMLQQGIELLTLDASWVSSASWYFLNVFGLRSIYTLILGQDNAADQSRVMQEQMTGAAMAMPADTNKAFKYWLSQQFYHLALKESKLTTWSSGTKKVSPYCRRSSLAKKCKCLVGIT, encoded by the exons ATGAGCGAGCCCGAGCTGCTGCTGGACTCCAACATCCGGCTGTGGGTGGTGCTGCCCATCGTCTTCATCACCTTCTTCGTGGGCATGATCCGGCACTACGTGTCCATCCTGCTGCAGAGCGACAAGCGCCTCACGCAGGAGCAGGTGTCCGACAG CCAAGTCCTGATTCGGAGCAGAGTCCTTCGAGAAAACGGGAAATACATTCCTAAGCAG tcatttctgacacggaaatattattttaacaatCCAGAGGATGGATTTTTTAAGAAAACGAAAAGAAAGGTCGTGCCCCCTTCACCAATGACAG ACCCTACCATGCTGACAGATATGATGAAAGGGAATGTAACCAACGTTCTGCCTATGATCCTCATCGGTGGTTGGATCAACATGACTTTTTCAGGATTTGTCACAA CAAAGGTCCCGTTTCCTCTGACGTTGCGTTTTAAACCAATGTTGCAGCAGGGGATTGAACTGCTCACCTTGGATGCGTCCTG GGTGAGCTCTGCTTCCTGGTACTTCCTGAATGTGTTTGGGCTCAGAAGCATTTATACTCTCATCCTGGGCCAAGATAACG ctgcagATCAGTCTAGGGTGATGCAAGAACAAATGACAGGGGCAGCAATGGCCATGCCAGCAGATACTAATAAAGCATTTAAG TACTGGCTATCACAGCAGTTTTACCATTTGGCCCTGAAGGAATCTAAACTCACTACATGGTCCTCAGGAACAAAGAAAGTGAGCCCATACTGCAGGAGAAGCAGTCTGGCCAAGAAATGCAAATGCTTGGTGGGCATTACATGA